One part of the Gopherus evgoodei ecotype Sinaloan lineage unplaced genomic scaffold, rGopEvg1_v1.p scaffold_52_arrow_ctg1, whole genome shotgun sequence genome encodes these proteins:
- the LOC115643212 gene encoding programmed cell death protein 4-like — protein sequence MSGSVSPALATGQAGSEDETREEELMDGDGSRPWTPQEKALHEARLKAKAKQRLRRTSSRDSTREPAPEGGEPSPDPSSPKGKTNDRKSRMGKGRGLPKKGGAGGKGVWGAPGLVYGYQEPDARDPNYDESSQGDTVYATVTPELEEGELEKNVHPMVLEYFEHGDTLEVMELLRELNLGSRKHAVPSLAVALALEGKASHRELTSRLLSDLVGKVMTSEDIARAFDKMLKDLPDLILDTPEAPQMLGQFIARAVADHALPLDFLDRYKGRVDCEHARAALDRAAVLLRIKQDVNQLDNVWGVGGGQRPVKHLIKEMNLLLREYLLSGEVSEAEHCLRELEVPHFHHELVYEAVVMVLESTGETPVVMMVKLLKVLWETGLVTLDQMNRGFQRVYDELGDISLDVPLAHRILERLVDLCFEEGVITKQLRDTCPARGRKRFVSEGDGGQIKQ from the exons ATGTCGGGTTCGGTCAGCCCCGCCCTG GCCACAGGCCAGGCAGGCTCAGAGGACGAGACTCGGGAGGAGGAGCTGATGGATGGCGACGGGTCCCGCCCCTGGACCCCACAGGAGAAGGCCCTGCACGAAGCCCGGCTCAAGGCCAAGGCCAAGCAGCGCCTGCGGCGCACCTCGTCCCGGGACTCCACCCGGGAGCCAGCACCCGAGGGGGGGGAGCCCAGCCCCGACCCTAGCAGCCCCAAGGGCAAGACCAACGACAGGAAGTCGCGCATGGGCAAGGGCCGTGGGCTCCCCAAGAAAG GTGGCGCTGGGGGCAAGGGCGTGTGGGGTGCACCTGGCCTGGTGTACGGGTACCAGGAGCCCGACGCGCGGGACCCCAACTACGACGAGTCATCTCAG GGCGACACGGTCTATGCCACAGTGACGCcggagctggaggagggggagctggagaagAATGTGCACCCCATGGTGCTGGAGTACTTTGAGCATGGGGACACCCTTGAGGTGATG GAGCTGCTGAGGGAGCTgaacctgggcagcaggaagcatgCCGTCCCCTCGCTGGCTGTGGCGCTGGCGCTGGAGGGCAAGGCCAGCCACCGGGAACTGACCTCCCGCCTGCTCTCGGACCTCGTGGGCAAGGTCATGACCTCAGAGGACATCGCCAGGGCCTTTGACAAGATGCTCAAGGACCTGCCTGACCTTATCCTGGACACTCCTGAGGCTCCGCAG ATGCTGGGCCAGTTTATTGCCCGGGCCGTGGCTGACCATGCCCTGCCCCTGGACTTCCTGGACCGCTACAAGGGGCGCGTGGACTGTGAGCACGCCCG GGCTGCCCTGGACCGCGCCGCAGTGCTGCTCCGTATCAAGCAGGACGTCAACCAGTTGGACAAcgtgtggggagtggggggtggccAGAGGCCCGTGAAGCATCTCATCAAAGAG ATGAACCTGCTGCTGCGCGAGTACCTGCTGTCCGGGGAGGTGTCGGAGGCAGAGCACTGCCTGCGGGAGCTGGAGGTCCCTCACTTCCATCATGAGCTGGTCTATGAG GCTGTAGTGATGGTGCTGGAGTCCACGGGCGAGACTCCTGTCGTCATGATGGTAAAACTGCTCAAAGTGCTGTGGGAGACGGGCCTGGTGACCCTGGACCAGATGAACCGG GGCTTTCAGCGAGTCTATGACGAGCTTGGAGACATCAGCCTGGATGTGCCCCTTGCTCACCGTATCCTGGAGCGGCTGGTGGATCTCTGCTTCGAGGAGGGAGTTATCACCAAGCAGCTGAGAGACACCTGCCCAGCCAG